The DNA sequence TAGACGGCCATTATATCGTTCCCGTCGACCTGCACGCCGGGGAAGCCGTAAGAGAAAGCCCTCTGGGCGATGGTCTCGGCCGCCGTCTGGCTCTTCCTCGGACACGAGATGGCCCATTGGTTGTTCTGGCAGATAAAGACGGCCGGAGCGTTGAACACACCGGCAAGGTTCAAACCCTCGTGGAAGTCGCCCCTGGAGGAGCCGCCGTCGCCGAAGTAGCCGACGGCTACCTTCTTGTGTCCCCTGTAGTTCATCGCCATGGCCGCACCGGTCACGTGCGGTATGTGACTCCCCACGGGCACGCTCATGGGGAAGATATTCAGATCCTCCGGACACTTCGCCCCCCGCTCGTCCCCGAGCCAGTACCGGAGGAGCATCCACATGGGATAGCCGAGCGTTACGAGCACCCCGGTCTCGCGGAAGGACGGGAAGACCCAGTCGTCCTTCCCGATGGCGAGCGCGCTCCCGATCTGCGAAGCCTCCTGGCCGTGGATGGAGGGGTAGGTGCCTATACGGCCCTCCCTCTGCAGGCTCAGGCTCCTCGTGTTAAAGGTCCTCACAAGGACCATCTTCTCGAAAAACATCTTCAGCTCGTCGTCAGAAAGGGGGGGCATGAGGGAGGGGTCGGCGTTGCCCGCCTCGTCTATGACCTGCAGGTATTTGACCTCAAAACTTGCTTTAACGGTTTCCGACATAGGCGCAAGTTTAGCAGGCGGTGGGCCGTTAGTCAAGAAACCCCCATCCCCCCCTCCGGCAGGGGCGGCGGGGGTAAATATTGACAACCGATGCGGCTTATTATATCCTCACTGAATCATGGCGGACATTTCAAAGATAGAGTTCGACGACAAGGGACTCGTGCCGGCGGTGGCCCAGGAGGCCACGACCGGGGAAGTCCTGATGGTCGCCTACATGAACCGCGAGGCCCTGGAGAAGACGCTTGAGAGCGGCAGGGCCCACTACTTCAGCCGCTCGCGGCAAAAGCTCTGGATGAAGGGCGAGACGTCGGGAAACATCCAAAAAGTCCGCTCGGTCCGCTACGACTGCGACTGCGACACGGTCCTTCTGAAGGTGGACCAGACCGGCCCGGCCTGCCACACGAACGCGCGGACCTGCTTCTTCAACCGCATGGACAACGGCAGGGGGGGGGGAAAAGAGCCCGCGGGCCCGGACATTATCGCCCGGCTCTACCAGGTGATACTCGATAGGAAAAAAGAGGACGCATCGCCGGAAAAGTCCTACGTGGCCTCGCTCTACGAGAAGGGCACGAACAAGATAGCCCAGAAGATCCACGAGGAGTCGGCCGAGTTCATAAACGCCGCCAAGAAGGAAGGCAAGGACGAAGTGGTCAGCGAACTGTGCGACCTCTGGTTCCACACGCTCATTATGCTCGGCAGGGATGATATAGCCATAGGTGAGGTATTCGCCGAGTTCGAGAGACGGTTCGGCACCTCGGGCATAGAAGAGAAAGAGTCCCGGAAGAAAAAGTCCGGAAAGAAGGAGTAAGCGCATATGGAGGACTGCATATTCTGTAAGATAGGGTCGGGCGAGATACCTTCGGAAAAGGTCCGCGAGACGGAGAGGCTATTCGTCATAAAGGATATAAACCCGCAGGCCCCGACGCACCTGCTCGTCGTGCCGAAGAAGCACTACGCTACTCTTCTCGACTG is a window from the Thermodesulfobacteriota bacterium genome containing:
- the pdhA gene encoding pyruvate dehydrogenase (acetyl-transferring) E1 component subunit alpha; translated protein: MSETVKASFEVKYLQVIDEAGNADPSLMPPLSDDELKMFFEKMVLVRTFNTRSLSLQREGRIGTYPSIHGQEASQIGSALAIGKDDWVFPSFRETGVLVTLGYPMWMLLRYWLGDERGAKCPEDLNIFPMSVPVGSHIPHVTGAAMAMNYRGHKKVAVGYFGDGGSSRGDFHEGLNLAGVFNAPAVFICQNNQWAISCPRKSQTAAETIAQRAFSYGFPGVQVDGNDIMAVYKATKEAVERARGGGGPTFIECVTYRLHNHTTADDASKYRSKEEVEEWEKKEPLIRMRLFMKKKGLWSEEYEKEITKKAEAEVDADIAKEESFRPSEPGDIMRFTNAEQSPRQLKEMKELGWLK
- the hisIE gene encoding bifunctional phosphoribosyl-AMP cyclohydrolase/phosphoribosyl-ATP diphosphatase HisIE; translated protein: MADISKIEFDDKGLVPAVAQEATTGEVLMVAYMNREALEKTLESGRAHYFSRSRQKLWMKGETSGNIQKVRSVRYDCDCDTVLLKVDQTGPACHTNARTCFFNRMDNGRGGGKEPAGPDIIARLYQVILDRKKEDASPEKSYVASLYEKGTNKIAQKIHEESAEFINAAKKEGKDEVVSELCDLWFHTLIMLGRDDIAIGEVFAEFERRFGTSGIEEKESRKKKSGKKE